From Firmicutes bacterium HGW-Firmicutes-1, the proteins below share one genomic window:
- a CDS encoding UDP-N-acetylmuramoyl-L-alanine--D-glutamate ligase, with protein MELNNKMVMIIGMARSGIGSAKLCYQQGATVAIYDGKDKSGFEDIIHSLAEYNFTYYFGEFDKSLLDSLDYMILSPGVPTDLSFIEKAKDKGIKVIGEIELAYAFCKSEIIAITGTNGKTTTTSLVGEIINAIHSNTFVVGNIGNPFTNVVLDTKEDGIVVAEISSFQLESIKTFKPKVSAILNLTEDHLNRHKTFENYVGAKLRITENQDENDYSILNHEDELCKELAKKIRAQILWFSMKEEVEGVYFKNNKLMVNYNGIHEEIMSMMDVKLLGSHNIENIMAAIAISLCMNIPFETIKTIITSFKGVEHRIEFSGEIKGVKYYNDSKATNPDAAIKGIMAMVTPTVLIAGGMDKGSEYDQWIRSFDNKVKILILFGETKEKIKQSAILCGFHSVIIVNTLEEAVLQASRTAEEGDCVLLSPACASWDMFTSYEERGDLFKKLITTLTV; from the coding sequence ATGGAATTAAATAATAAAATGGTTATGATTATTGGCATGGCCAGAAGTGGAATAGGTTCAGCAAAACTTTGCTATCAACAAGGTGCAACGGTAGCAATCTATGATGGCAAGGATAAATCAGGTTTTGAGGACATTATTCATTCATTAGCTGAATATAATTTTACGTATTACTTTGGTGAATTTGATAAAAGCTTATTAGACTCTTTAGATTATATGATCTTAAGTCCAGGAGTGCCAACAGACTTATCTTTTATTGAAAAAGCTAAGGATAAGGGAATCAAGGTAATTGGAGAGATTGAATTAGCCTATGCTTTTTGTAAGTCAGAAATAATTGCTATTACTGGAACGAATGGAAAAACGACAACTACTTCACTCGTTGGTGAAATAATAAATGCCATTCATTCAAATACATTTGTTGTTGGCAATATTGGTAATCCCTTTACAAATGTAGTACTTGATACGAAAGAGGATGGTATTGTTGTTGCCGAAATAAGTAGCTTTCAACTTGAGTCGATTAAGACGTTTAAACCAAAAGTAAGTGCAATATTGAATTTGACCGAGGATCATTTAAATAGACACAAAACCTTTGAAAATTATGTTGGAGCTAAGCTTCGCATTACAGAAAATCAAGATGAAAACGACTATTCAATTTTAAATCATGAGGATGAATTATGCAAAGAGTTAGCTAAAAAAATTCGTGCTCAAATTCTTTGGTTTTCCATGAAGGAAGAAGTAGAAGGCGTATATTTCAAGAACAATAAGCTAATGGTTAATTATAACGGTATTCATGAGGAAATAATGTCTATGATGGATGTAAAGTTACTTGGTAGCCATAATATTGAAAATATTATGGCAGCAATAGCAATATCCTTGTGTATGAACATTCCTTTTGAAACAATTAAAACGATTATTACAAGCTTTAAGGGCGTAGAACATAGAATAGAATTTTCTGGTGAGATTAAGGGTGTAAAATATTACAATGATTCAAAAGCAACCAATCCTGATGCTGCAATAAAAGGCATCATGGCAATGGTAACACCAACTGTACTTATTGCAGGTGGTATGGATAAGGGAAGTGAATATGATCAGTGGATACGCTCTTTTGACAACAAGGTGAAAATCTTAATTTTATTTGGAGAAACGAAGGAAAAGATTAAGCAGTCAGCTATTTTATGTGGATTTCATTCCGTTATAATCGTAAATACGCTTGAAGAAGCTGTGTTACAAGCGTCAAGGACTGCTGAAGAAGGTGATTGTGTTTTGCTTTCACCTGCGTGTGCTAGTTGGGATATGTTCACAAGCTATGAAGAAAGAGGAGATCTCTTTAAGAAACTCATAACAACATTAACAGTGTGA
- a CDS encoding cell division protein produces the protein MIYSSSYYASYETYGNHIEFLKKQSLWCIIGVLTMYLISQIPYKFITQFWLLIYGSSIVCLILVLFIGDEINGAKRWLDFKIIGFQPSELAKLATIIAMAVAITSTQKYITNLKVFLLNMFIVILPTILIGLQNMSTAFVVFAIGSSMVFVALPNFKSIFKFMVLPCGILVGLLFIFKNVSSFFIKGYQMGRWETFVNGPWSDPQGKGYQTIQSLYAIGSGGFFGKGLGYSMQKNGFIPEAHNDIIFSIVCEELGLFGAIALIMLFILLIWRCMVIASKAKNILGLLIVSGVMVQIAIQVIINIAVVTNSMPTTGMPLPFISYGGSSLLFLMIEMGLVLNVSRHIQTTEER, from the coding sequence ATGATCTATAGTTCGAGTTATTATGCTTCTTATGAAACCTATGGAAATCATATTGAATTTTTAAAAAAACAATCGTTATGGTGTATTATTGGGGTTCTAACCATGTATCTAATATCTCAAATCCCTTATAAATTTATCACGCAATTTTGGTTGCTTATTTACGGAAGCTCAATCGTATGCTTGATTTTAGTTCTATTTATTGGCGATGAAATCAATGGGGCAAAGAGATGGTTAGATTTTAAAATAATTGGATTTCAACCCTCAGAGCTAGCAAAGTTAGCTACAATCATTGCTATGGCGGTTGCAATCACTAGTACCCAAAAATACATAACAAATTTAAAGGTATTTCTTCTTAATATGTTCATTGTAATTTTACCTACTATATTAATTGGATTACAAAATATGAGTACTGCCTTTGTAGTTTTTGCAATTGGATCATCAATGGTATTTGTTGCACTTCCAAACTTTAAATCTATTTTTAAATTTATGGTCTTGCCCTGTGGCATCTTAGTTGGATTGCTATTCATATTTAAAAATGTATCAAGTTTCTTTATCAAAGGATATCAAATGGGCAGATGGGAGACTTTCGTAAATGGACCTTGGTCAGATCCACAAGGGAAAGGGTATCAAACAATTCAATCCTTGTATGCTATAGGATCAGGTGGATTTTTTGGGAAAGGGTTAGGCTACAGTATGCAAAAAAATGGCTTTATACCCGAAGCTCATAATGATATCATTTTTTCAATAGTATGTGAAGAATTAGGTCTTTTTGGAGCAATTGCACTTATTATGTTGTTTATACTACTCATTTGGAGATGTATGGTAATTGCTAGCAAGGCAAAAAATATATTAGGGCTTTTAATTGTATCGGGTGTAATGGTACAAATTGCTATTCAAGTTATCATAAATATTGCTGTAGTAACAAATTCTATGCCTACTACCGGTATGCCACTACCTTTTATTAGCTATGGGGGCTCCTCATTACTGTTTCTAATGATAGAAATGGGATTGGTATTAAATGTCTCACGGCATATCCAAACAACAGAGGAAAGGTAA
- the murA gene encoding UDP-N-acetylglucosamine 1-carboxyvinyltransferase yields MGKYSVVGGNRLEGDLTVQGSKNAVLPILAATILNKGKSYLHNCPKILDVYNMINILKAIGCSVNWQDNVLIIDSSVITTDKIPENYVQTMRSSIIVLGSVLGRLKSVMISFPGGCSIGVRPIDLHIKALKQMNINIFDTSGFLKCTTNEIKGSTIHLDYPSVGATENVMLVAVLSSGTTKIYNAAKEPEIIELEIFLNAMGAKISGAGSDCIMIQGVKKLDDVEYQIMPDRIVAGTFLAATAITGGELLLQNVHADHLDSICCKLEEMGCFINSKNNKLFIRSDGDLKAINLIRTQPHPGFPTDMQAQIMACLSIAKGTSIISETIFESRFKHVPELSKMGADIIIEGRLAIIKGVNRLQGSEVFAEDLRGGAALIIAGLAAEGNTVVHNSQHIRRGYEDFDDKLKQLGANISYID; encoded by the coding sequence ATGGGTAAGTACTCAGTGGTAGGTGGAAATCGTCTTGAAGGTGATTTAACTGTCCAAGGTTCTAAAAATGCAGTGTTACCAATACTAGCAGCAACGATTTTAAATAAAGGTAAGTCCTATTTGCATAATTGTCCAAAAATATTAGACGTATATAATATGATCAATATATTAAAAGCAATTGGTTGCAGTGTTAATTGGCAAGATAATGTTTTAATCATTGATTCAAGTGTAATTACTACAGATAAAATACCTGAAAATTATGTTCAAACAATGCGATCATCAATTATCGTACTTGGGTCAGTATTAGGTAGATTGAAAAGCGTAATGATTTCATTTCCAGGAGGGTGTTCCATTGGCGTTCGTCCGATAGATTTACACATAAAAGCTTTAAAGCAAATGAACATTAATATTTTTGATACGAGTGGATTTTTAAAATGTACCACCAATGAAATAAAGGGAAGTACAATTCATTTAGACTATCCAAGTGTTGGTGCAACAGAGAATGTAATGTTAGTTGCTGTTTTATCCTCTGGTACTACAAAAATTTATAATGCTGCTAAGGAACCTGAAATCATAGAATTAGAAATTTTTCTAAATGCTATGGGAGCAAAAATAAGTGGTGCTGGAAGTGATTGTATAATGATTCAAGGTGTTAAGAAACTTGATGATGTTGAATATCAAATAATGCCTGACCGCATTGTAGCAGGCACCTTTTTAGCCGCAACAGCTATTACTGGTGGAGAGCTATTGTTGCAAAATGTTCATGCAGATCATTTAGATTCAATATGTTGTAAATTAGAAGAAATGGGTTGCTTCATTAACAGCAAGAATAATAAACTTTTCATTAGAAGTGATGGGGATCTTAAAGCTATAAACTTAATTAGAACGCAACCCCACCCAGGCTTTCCAACTGACATGCAAGCTCAAATTATGGCATGCTTATCTATAGCAAAAGGTACGAGTATTATCTCAGAAACCATTTTTGAATCAAGATTTAAACATGTTCCAGAATTATCTAAAATGGGTGCGGATATTATAATTGAAGGAAGACTAGCAATTATCAAGGGTGTAAATAGGCTACAAGGATCAGAAGTCTTTGCTGAAGATTTACGAGGTGGCGCAGCTCTTATTATTGCAGGTTTAGCGGCAGAAGGAAATACAGTTGTTCATAACTCTCAACATATAAGAAGAGGTTATGAAGATTTTGATGATAAACTAAAACAATTAGGTGCAAATATTAGTTATATTGATTAA